A segment of the Aridibaculum aurantiacum genome:
TTAGGCCATACTTCTTTCAAAGTTTGCTTACCTGTTTTTTCAAGTATTCTTTTTATTAGTACAAGTGTCCATGTAGGTACACCGCTAATGCTGGTAACATTCTCAAGTATGGTAGAATCGGCCAGTCGTTCAATTTTTGATTCCCATTCATCCATAAGTGCAATGGAAAGATCGGGAGTGCGCAGCCAGTGACCCCAGAAAGGTGTGTTCTGCATAAGCACTGCGCTCAGGTCGCCATACTGGCTTTCTTCGTTTAGCTTACTTACCTGGTGACTGCCACCTATCACCAATCCTTTTCCTGTAAGCAGATCGCTGTCAGGGTTGAAAGCATAGTAAAGCGTAAGAACATCTTTAGCGCCTTGGAAATGTGTTTCCTCCAGGCTTTCTTCACTTATAGGAATAAACTTGCTTTTGTCGCTGGTGGTGCCGCTGCTTTTTGCAAACCATGTTATAGGTGTATTCCACAAGATGTTTTCTTCGCCATTCATTATTCTTTCTATGTATGGCTTCAGGTCTTCATACTCATGAATGGGTACTGCTTCTTTAAATGTTTTGATGGTGAACAGAGAATCGAAGCCGTGTTTGCGGCCAAACTCCGTGTACTGTGCAGCAGTGATGAGTTCTTGTAAAACCTCACGTTGCGCCAGCACAGGGTTCTGTATCCAGTTATCTATTTTTCCCATTCGCAAACGGGCCAAACGCGATATAGCAGGGCTAAGCAGTTTCATGAATTGTATTTGCAGTACGATACGTTGTTACAATGTAACAACCATTTTTATAAGTTAGTAGATGACGAATCTTCGGTGTCTTCAATAGGTGCAGCAGCATTGGCGGCACGTGTCAGTGCATTGTTCCGCTCCATATCTATGATCCAGTCTTTACGTTTCAGTTCAAAGTTTGTTCCTAAGTACAAACGTCTCACTTCAGGATCGTCGGATAATTGCTCTGCCGTACCATGTTTAAAGATCTTTCCATCGATCAATAAATAAGCACGATCACAAATAGATAAGGTCTCGTTTACATTGTGATCCGTGATAAGAATTCCAATGTTGCGGTATTTTAATTTGGCTACCACGCTTTGAATATCTTCTACGGCTATTGGGTCTACGCCGGCAAATGGCTCATCAAGCAAAATGAATTTTGGATCAACGGCCAGTGCACGGGCAATTTCTGTTCTACGTCTCTCACCACCACTCAGGCTATCACCATTGTTTTTCCGTACATGGTGCAGGTTAAATTCATCCAGCAGGCTTTCCAGTTTTAGCTTTTGTTCCTTCCGGCTCAGCTTAGTCATTTCCAGCACTGCTTTTATGTTATCCTCTACGGTAAGTTTTCTAAAAACACTGGCTTCCTGTGGCAGGTATCCGATACCCATCTGGGCACGTTTGTACATAGGTAATTTGGTAATGTCCTTATCATCAAGGTACACCTTTCCTTCGTCAGGTTTTATTAAACCTACTACCATGTAAAAGGTAGTTGTTTTACCGGCACCATTGGGTCCCAGCAACCCTACTATCTCCCCTTGCTTTACATCTACCGAAACGTGATTAACCACCGTACGACTACGGTAAGTCTTTACAAGATTGTCAGTATGGATCGTTAGGCTCAAATTAAATGTTTGTTAGCAAAAATAGGAGAATGAACCTTTTAGGGGTGAGGGTTAACAAATTAGTTTCCGGTAATGTGGTTGTTCAGGAAAAGTGCTGGTTTATTATAGAGTTCAGAAGCATCAATTTCTATACTTCTGGATTAAAACCATCTACCGCATCTCGCCTCCATCCATCCAGTATCCAGCATCCAGTATCGCATATCCAAGATCCAGCATCCACCATCCGTCATCAAGTATCCAGCATCCAGCATCCGGCATTCTCCTGTGCAACCGTTTCCGGCAATATCTGCTCTTGTTTCACGTTGCTGATATATGTTTGCACCAATTTAGAATCTAGATGAAAGTTACCGAACACCTGGCCAATGCCAAGGATACCCTGATAACCTTTGAAGTTTTGCCCCCGCTGAAAGGCAAGAGCATCAATTCGATATACGAGCACCTGGACCCATTGATGGAATTCAAGCCATCATGGATCAATGTGACCTATCATCGAAGCGAAAGTATGTTCAAGAAAAAGCCAGACGGAACTTTTGAAAAAGTAGAGGTGCGTAAGCGGCCTGGTACAGTAGGTATTTGTGCGTCTATCATGAACCACTACAAGATAGATGCGGTGCCGCATTTTATCTGTGGAGGTTTTACAAAACGCGAAACAGAGGATGCATTGATTGACCTGAACTTCCTGGATGTAGACAATGTATTGGTATTGCGAGGTGATGCTCCTAAAAATGAAAGTTCATTTGAACCGGAACCAGGCGGACACGCATACGCTATAGATCTGCTAAAGCAGGTGGTTAACCTGAACAATGGTATCTACCTGGATGAAGACATTCTGAATGGTGGCAAGACTAACTTTTGCATTGGTGTGGCAGGTTATCCTGAAAAACATTTTGAAGCACCTAATCCTGAAATAGATCTGCAGCGTTTGAAAGAGAAGGTGGATGCCGGTGGATGTTATATAATGACGCAGATGTTTTTTGACAACGAAAAGTTCTACAGCTTTGTTAAAGCCTGTCGAGATATTGGAATTGATGTTCCCATCATTCCAGGTTTGAAGCCAATAACAACCAAGAAACAACTATCTGTTTTACCGCGAATTTTTCATGTTGATATTCCTACTGAACTATCGAACGAAATAATGAGATGTAAGAATGATGCGGACTGTGAAAAAGTAGGAACAGAATGGCTTACTCACCAGAGTAAAGAACTGAAGAAGTTCGGTGTTCCTGTTCTGCACTATTATACATTGGGTAAACCTAAAGTGATCTGGAACGTAGTGAAAGAACTGGTTTAATTCAATGCTCCATATTATAAAGTCCCGCAGCTCTTGAGTTGCGGGATTTTTTTTTGATAAATTACTTGTCTTCATTTGAGACAGAAATCATTCAGTGGCTTTGTCTATATTCATCTGCACTTTTACTAAAGAAATTTTATAGATAAGTAGCCGATGATTGAAAGTCGATACACAATTTCACCAACAGGCGACAGCGCAATCAGCATAAGCTTTGGCAACACAGTGGATGAAGTATTGAATCATAAGGTGATGCATTTGTTTCATTTCCTGCTGGAACAGAAGCCATGGTGGGTGCTTGATGTTATTCTAGCTTATGCATCGCTTACTGTTGTTTACGATCTGTCAGCAGTGAAATCATTTAATGGTAGTAGTGCTTTTTCTTTTGTTCATCATTGGCTGCAGCAGGCGGTAGAGCAAGTTGATGTAAAAGCAGATGTTGTAAAGCAAGTACTGCCAATACCTGTTTGTTATCATCCTTCTCTTGCGCCCGACCTGGAGCTGGTTGCAGCATTTGCCAAGGCTTCAATAGAAGAAGTTATCCATCTTCATACATCGCGCATATATACCGTGTATATGATTGGCTTCCTTCCTGGTTTTGCTTATATGGGAAAAGTGCATGAACAAATTGCAGCTCCACGTCTGGCTACGCCGCGTACTGCTGTGCCTGCAGGAAGTGTAGGAATAGCAGGAATGCAAACAGGCATCTACCCGCTGCCATCGCCGGGCGGATGGAATATCATAGGTCAAACGCCTCTTGTCTTGTTTAATAAAAACGGGCAGCAGCCATGTTGTTTTCAGCCGGGTGATAAGGTGCAGTTTCAAGCTATTTCAATAGAAGAATATAAAGCGTTTCAGCAGCCATGAGTGTAACAGTGGTAAAACATGGTTTGATGGATACCATGCAGGATATGGGCAGGTATGGCTACCAACATTTCGGTATCAATCCTGGTGGTGTAGTGGATCCTGTGGCTGCGGCCATTGCTAATCAACTAGTAGGCAATCCTGCACAGGCTGCGGTTATAGAAATGCATTTCCCTGCGGCATCTTTTCATTTTTCTGAAGATGCTGTAATAGCTATTTCTGGGGCTGATTTTTCTGCTGTTGCAGGTGATGAGCACGTTCCTGTACATGCTGCTTTTCCAATTGCAGCAGGTACTAGTTTGTCATTTAAAAGACCAGTGAGTGGAGCACGTTGTTACCTGGCGGTACGTGGAGGATGGAAAGCTGAGGATTGGTTGGGCAGCTATAGCACCAACCTGAAAGTAAGGGCAGGAGGTTACCAGGGAAATCCTTTACGTAAAGGAGATGAGCTAGACATTCAACCCACCACAACTCCCGGTGCAGGTTTACTCAATCTTGATCTTCGGCAGGTAAACTGTTTATATAATCCAGGTGCTATTCGTGTTGTTTGTGGAGCACAATACCATTGGCTTTTAGATATTTCAAAAAAACAATTTACCACTTCTCCTTTCACCATCTCCAGCCAAAGCGATAGGATGGGCTACCGTATGGTAGGAGAGACTTTGGAAACATCTATCCGGGAGGAATTAGTTTCATCAGCTGTAACAAGAGGAGCCATACAACTGCTGCCGTCTGGACAGTTGGTAGTGCTGATGGCGGATCATCAGACAACAGGCGGCTATCCTGTAGTGGCGCATGTTATAACAGCCGATTTTCCATCGCTGGCGCAAAAGCAGGTAAATGAAAAGGTGACATTTGAATTAGTAACAATAAAAGAAGCAGAAGAAGCTTACATGCAGCAGCACACTTTGTTGAAAAAGCTATTTGATAAATAAGATGGTGATGGAAAACTTATTAAATAAACAGCAACAGCCGGAAATTGATCTGAACTGTGATTTGGGTGAGGGCTACCCACATGATCCTGCTTTGATGCCATACATCTCATCAGCCAATATTGCCTGCACTTTTCATGCGGGTGATTATGATACGATGGTGCAGACGGTGCGGCTTGCTAAGCAACACAATGTTGCTGTTGGCGCTCATCCAGGTTTTGCAGATAAAGAGAACTTTGGCCGCAGAGAACTGCCGCTTTCACCGGAGCAGGTGTACGACCTGGTAAGCGAGCAGCTGCGCTTAATCGGGCAGGTTTGCAAAGAAGAAGATATTGTTCTGCAACATGTAAAACCACATGGAGCATTATACAACATGGCAGCACGCGATGCTCCAATTGCCGCTGCAGTTGCAGATGCTGTATTCAATCATGACAAAGATCTGGTGCTTTACGGGTTGAGCGGAAGCCAGTTAATAAAGGAAGCGAAGAAGAAAGGATTAAAGACAGCAAGTGAAGTCTTTGCCGATCGTACTTACCAGGATGATGGAACACTTACCCCACGATCTGCTGCAAATGCTCTTATACAGGATACTGCAACATCTATCAAACAGGTGCTGCAGGTGGTTCAACAGCGAAAGGTGCAATCAGTAAATGAAGTGGCCGTAGAGGTAGCTGCAGACACTATCTGCATACATGGTGATGGTGAGCATGCAGTAGAATTTGCTAAAGCTATTCATGCGGCGTTGCTAAATGAAACAATTCTCATTCAACCGCCTGCTGTAAAATAAAAAAGCAGGCACCAGTGGTACCTGCCTCTATGGATTAATGGGGAATTTTATTGTTTTACAAATCGCTGTTGCAGTACATGGTCGTCTGTTTTAGCCACCAGTATATACACTCCTGCTCCCAGTCGGCTTATATCTACCTGATGCACTCCGCTTGCTGCAACTCTCTCACTATGTATCCGCCTTCCATGCTGATCTATAATACTTACCTCGGTTTTATCTGCTGTTCGCAATCCACCTAAAGTATAGTGTAAGGTGTTCTTTACAGGATTGGATAGCAATACAAGTGAAGCTTCCGTGCTCGTGAAATTGATCCTGGCAACTGGTGAATATTCAATACGACCGTCTTTGTCTACCATCTTCAGCCGGTAGTGTAAATACGGCTGACCAAATTCTGCAGGCACATCGTCAGCTTTATAGGTAGCAGCGCTACCAGCTCCCCTTGCAGTTATTGTCGATTTAAACATCCAGCTGCCATCGCGGGTATTTTGTTGTTCTATCTCGTAATGCTTTACCTGCTGCTCCGATAACACGTTCCATACCAGTACAACCTTGTTGCGGTCTTTGTAGCCACTAAACGATTGCAGTTTTACCGGTAGAACAAGGTTTCCCAGCTGCGCTCTGATTTCTCCACCAGTGTAGGTGGTAGAGTGAACATTGGCATAAGTGAAGCCATTGATCATCGAATCTACAAGCGCCTGTGTGAACACACCACTTCCTGATATAGTACCTGATGTGCCACCTGTATTAATCAGGGTTAGAATTACTGGTCCATTTGCGCCTGTAACACCACGGTGTATGTGCGAGCCGGTGATGTTGGAGGTAAGGCCGGAATAGGTGCCTGTAACATACACTTGCCCAGTAATCCTGTCCACTATTGCTGTCACCGTACCCGTAGCTGCAGATGGATTAGCGGGTACTTCCTGTGAAGACGACAGGCCATTCCTGAAGTAATTGGTTTCGCCACTGGTGCCCGGTATCAATTGAGCCCGTATCTCTCCGCCAGGAAAACTGGTAGAGTGAACATTTACATACATTCTGCCGCTAAGCAACGAATCGCGTTGGTTTTGGGTAAGAGGACCACTTCCTGAAAGTGTTCCTGTTGTACCTCCTGTATTGGTGAGGGTTACTATCACAGGTCCATTGATGCCTGCGGAACCGAGGTGAATGTGAGAACCAGAGATAGGCGAAGAAAGATTTTGATAATCGCCCGTCAGCTCTACCTCGCCTGTTCCGTCATTGTACCGGGCGATCACAGTTCCCGTAGCTACTGAACTATTTGGCGGTACTTCGTTAGCTCCAGACAGCCTGCCGCCTAAAAATCGCTGCTGTGAAAATTGAACCAGTTGGCCCCTGATCTCGCCACCCGGAAAATTAGTAGAGTGGACGTTGATATAGGTTCGGCTTCTAACCAGCGAATCCATTGCATCAGGACTTATGGTGCCTGCAGCATGTAATGTTCCTGATGTGCCGCCGCTGTTTACCAGGGTAACAGCTACGGGACCATTTATACCAACGGAACCAATATGCAGGTGTGAGCCGCTGATGGTAGAAGAGAGATTTGAGTAGCTGCCGGTAATGTAGATCTTGTCGGTGTTCAAGTCAATTAGGGCAGAAACGCCGCCAGTAGCTGTAGAAGAATTAGGTGGTACTTCTTGTGCGCCTTGTAGCCTCGCATTGAAAAAGAACGACATGAAGTTGGTTGCCTCTACCAGCTGCGAACGTATTTCACCGCCAGGAAACGTTGTGCTGTGCACATTGGCATAAGTGTTACCAGCCAGCAGCTGTGTTTCGTCAGAAGCGGTCAGCACACCTGATCCGCTTAATGTTCCTGACGTACCACCTGTGTTAGCTAAACCTACGATAACGCCACCGTTAGTGCCTGCTGCACCAAGATGGATGTGAGAGCCGGAGATAGTACTGGTAAGGCCATTGTAGTTTCCATACACTTCCAGCATCCTGTTGTTTGTATTATATATTGCCAGCACCACACCACTGGCTGTAGAAGAATTTGGTGGAACTTCATTGGCTCCCGATAGCACGCCATAGAAGTAGCGGAATTGGCTAAAGGAGGAAATACAGAGAAAGAGGCAGATACAGAGCGTAAAGCTTTTTTTCATAACAGTCGTTTTGATGATGAATACTTGACAGTGTCCGGATAGGTAGCAACAAAACGAGTTTCAACTGCCAGTGGTTTCTCTTTCAGTTGAGGTCGTTCTTAAAGTTAATACTTAGCATCAACAACTGCAGCATCTAATATGTTCAAATAAACTGGTATATAAAACAGGAGGTAGTTGGGGCTTAGCCGGCATCAGTAGAGAAACAACTAACGACGATCTAGGTAATGGCTGGAAAGCTCACTTAAAGTAGAAGATCAGTTAAAACAAAACAGGCGCAACTCTCGTTGCGCCTGTTACTATAGGTTCATAAAGTTGTCGCTTACGCTAAACTTTCAGCACTCATGCTTTTTGAAACACGCTTCCTGTCTTCTTCGTTCAGCAATACCTTACGCATACGGATGCTTTTCGGTGTTACCTCTATACACTCATCCTGCTGGATATATTCCATACATTCTTCCAGTGTCATCAAAGTTTTAGGAGCGATACGTGTAGCGTCATCACTTCCGCTGGCACGGTGGTTGGTCAGTTTTTTACCTTCTGTAGCATTTACTACCAGGTCACCTGGCTTAATGTGCTCGGCAATTATTTGGCCTGTGTAAACTTCTTCACCTGGATCTACAAAGAATACTCCGCGATCCTGTAGTTTATCAATTGAGTAACCGGTTGTTTTTTCTGTATTCTTAGAAATCAATACGCCGTTGTTTCTTCCAGGAATATTTCCTTTCCAAGGCTTGTACTCAGCAAAACGGTGTGCCATTACAGCTTCACCTGCAGTAGCTGTCAGCATGTTTGAACGAAGACCGATCAAACCACGTGAAGGAATTTCGAACTCCAGGTGTTGCATTTCACCTTTGCTCTCCATTACCAGCATTTCACCTTTACGTTGTGTTACCAGGTCAATCACCTTTCCACTGAACTCCTGCGGTACATCTACCACCAGTATTTCGTATGGTTCGTGTTTTTTGCCATCGATGGTTTTTACAAGCACCTGTGGGTTACCTACAGTTAGCTCATAACCTTCACGACGCATGGTTTCTACCAATACACCTAAGTGAAGGATACCACGGCCATAAACAAGGAAGCTATCAGCACTGTCAGTATCTTCTACGCGAAGCGCCAGGTTCTTTTCAGTTTCCTTCATCAGGCGGTCACGCAGGTGACGTGAGGTTACAAATTTTCCTTCTTTACCAAAAAAAGGTGAGTTGTTGATGCTGAACATCATGCTCATAGTAGGCTCATCCACGCTGATGATAGGAAGCGCTTCAGGATTTTCGAAATCTGCAATGGTATCACCAATGGTGAAATCTTCTAATCCTACTACCGCGCAAATATCACCGGCCTTTACTTCCTGCACCTTACGCTTACCCAGTGATTCGAATATGTACAATTCTTTCACACGCGATTTCAGGATAGAACCATCTGCACGTACAAGGCTGAAAGGTTGACCTTCTTTTATTTCGCCACGATTTACTTTACCTACAGCTATACGGCCAAGGAAAGTAGAGTAGTCAAGAGAAGTGATCTGTAGCTGAAGATTTCCTTCAGGAACTTTAGGAGCAGGCACGTGTTCCAATATACCATCCAGTAGTGGAGTGATATCTTCACACTGCTCGTTTTTGCTGTTGAACCAGCCGTTTTTACCAGAACCGTAGAAGGTAGGGAAATCAAGCTGCTCTTCTGTTGCATCAAGGTTGAAGAAAAGTTCGAAAACTGCATCATGCACTTCATCAGGGCGGCAGTTTGGCTTATCTACTTTGTTGATGATCACGATCGGCTTCAGGTTAAGCTGCAAAGCTTTCTGAAGAACGAAACGAGTTTGAGGCATAGGACCTTCGAAAGCATCCACCAATAGGCAAACACCATCAGCCATTTTCAATACCCTTTCTACCTCACCACCAAAGTCGGCGTGGCCCGGGGTATCAATCACGTTGATCTTAACTCCTTTGTAAACTACAGAGGCATTTTTACTGAAAATGGTGATACCACGCTCTTTCTCAAGATCGTTACTATCCATTATCAATTCACCTGTTTCCTGGTTTGCACGAAACACATTGGTTTGGTGCAAAATTCTGTCAACCAATGTAGTCTTACCGTGGTCAACGTGTGCAATGATTGCGATATTCCTGATGTCCATATGTATAATTAATGCTGGAAGTAGACGGATATGAAAAACACCTAATTTATCAGCGGGTGGCAAAGGTAGGCTATTGCAACGGCTTTTCAGACCCATTAACAAAAGAGTAATCTTAATAATTACTGAAAATACTGCTGCTGTACTGGCATAATAATTTGGGCTGGTTACTTCAAAAATCACATTATTATGAGCACAGAAAATACAGATCAGAACCGTGAGGCTATAAGCACTGGCGAAAATGAAGGCAGATCATCAGTCAATCATGAAAATTCCACATCGGCTTCCTTAGAAGAAATTGGCTTGCCAGAAGATGGAAAAAATGCCGGCGCGGGTCCTGTGGATATTAATGATGGAGGCGTACCCGGCGAAGCCAAACAGCCTAAAGAACATACTGGTTATATGACGGAAATGGGAGGCGATGCTGAAACTGCAGCCACCCGTATTCCTGACGATAGTGAAGGAAACAGTAATGGACTGGAAGGCTCGAAAGAATAATTTCCTGGTGTACTTTAAGATCTCTGCCGTAGTTACGGGAGAGATCTTTTTAATGAAACCACTTTAGCTCGTGCGCCAGGTGCATTACCTGCGCTTTAGAATTTACATGTAGCCGCGCATAAATATTGGCGGTATGTTTCCTCACTGTGTTCACGCTCAGGCCCAACAGGCTGGCTATGCGTTTGGCATCCAGTCCCTGGATGGTGTGCTGTAGTATTTCTTTTTCTCTGGCAGAAAGAATGATGTCAACTTCTGATGCAGTGGTAGTAGCTGTTTGATGGAAAGGCTGTGCTTTGCTCAGCATTTCCATGGCTTTGCGTGCAATGGCCGGGCTCATAGGTACACCTCCATCTACCAATACATTCTCCACCGCATTTTTTATGGCTTCGGCTTTCTCGTGCTTTAGCAGGTAGCCTGATGCACCGGCACGTATGGCTTCGAATATCTTATCCTCATCGTCAAAAACTGTAAGAACTATAAAATGAATGGCAGGATAAAGTGCTTTAGCAATTCTGATGGTTTGTATGCCTTCCATCTGCGGCATTTCCAGGTCCATGAATACTACCTGCGGATGCAGGTGATGTGGCAAGCCTTTTAGTTGCTCCAAAAAGTCAGCTCCATCTAGTGCGGTGATAACCAACGACAGCTCAGGGTATTGGCTCACCTTGCTGATAAAGGTTTTCCGGTTGATAGCATTGTCTTCTGCAAAGGCGATAAGTGTAGGCATAGTAGGAGCGCAAAGTTTGGCCATATGCGGGCACAGGCAATAATTAATTTTAATTAATCAGGATACAAGTTCTACAGCAGTTCCTTTGGGCTGCTTACTTTTTATGATCAGCTGCCAGCCGTTAGCACTTGCACGCTTCTGCATATTTGTCATGCCGTTGCCATGGTTGGTAGCCAGGGTGGAAAAACCAACGCCATTGTCGGTAATTGCTACAGATATCTTTTCGTTGCTGGTGATACAGATCGTTATCTGGTCGCCGTTGCTGTGTTTGATGGCGTTGTGAAAAGCTTCCTGCATGATGCGCAGCATATTTAAAGCATACTCCGGCGATAGCGGTACATCATTATCTATTTCTTCAACAAATTGAACATGAAACTCAGGGTACGCA
Coding sequences within it:
- the lptB gene encoding LPS export ABC transporter ATP-binding protein yields the protein MSLTIHTDNLVKTYRSRTVVNHVSVDVKQGEIVGLLGPNGAGKTTTFYMVVGLIKPDEGKVYLDDKDITKLPMYKRAQMGIGYLPQEASVFRKLTVEDNIKAVLEMTKLSRKEQKLKLESLLDEFNLHHVRKNNGDSLSGGERRRTEIARALAVDPKFILLDEPFAGVDPIAVEDIQSVVAKLKYRNIGILITDHNVNETLSICDRAYLLIDGKIFKHGTAEQLSDDPEVRRLYLGTNFELKRKDWIIDMERNNALTRAANAAAPIEDTEDSSSTNL
- a CDS encoding methylenetetrahydrofolate reductase; the encoded protein is MKVTEHLANAKDTLITFEVLPPLKGKSINSIYEHLDPLMEFKPSWINVTYHRSESMFKKKPDGTFEKVEVRKRPGTVGICASIMNHYKIDAVPHFICGGFTKRETEDALIDLNFLDVDNVLVLRGDAPKNESSFEPEPGGHAYAIDLLKQVVNLNNGIYLDEDILNGGKTNFCIGVAGYPEKHFEAPNPEIDLQRLKEKVDAGGCYIMTQMFFDNEKFYSFVKACRDIGIDVPIIPGLKPITTKKQLSVLPRIFHVDIPTELSNEIMRCKNDADCEKVGTEWLTHQSKELKKFGVPVLHYYTLGKPKVIWNVVKELV
- the pxpB gene encoding 5-oxoprolinase subunit PxpB, which encodes MIESRYTISPTGDSAISISFGNTVDEVLNHKVMHLFHFLLEQKPWWVLDVILAYASLTVVYDLSAVKSFNGSSAFSFVHHWLQQAVEQVDVKADVVKQVLPIPVCYHPSLAPDLELVAAFAKASIEEVIHLHTSRIYTVYMIGFLPGFAYMGKVHEQIAAPRLATPRTAVPAGSVGIAGMQTGIYPLPSPGGWNIIGQTPLVLFNKNGQQPCCFQPGDKVQFQAISIEEYKAFQQP
- a CDS encoding biotin-dependent carboxyltransferase family protein — encoded protein: MSVTVVKHGLMDTMQDMGRYGYQHFGINPGGVVDPVAAAIANQLVGNPAQAAVIEMHFPAASFHFSEDAVIAISGADFSAVAGDEHVPVHAAFPIAAGTSLSFKRPVSGARCYLAVRGGWKAEDWLGSYSTNLKVRAGGYQGNPLRKGDELDIQPTTTPGAGLLNLDLRQVNCLYNPGAIRVVCGAQYHWLLDISKKQFTTSPFTISSQSDRMGYRMVGETLETSIREELVSSAVTRGAIQLLPSGQLVVLMADHQTTGGYPVVAHVITADFPSLAQKQVNEKVTFELVTIKEAEEAYMQQHTLLKKLFDK
- a CDS encoding 5-oxoprolinase subunit PxpA, whose translation is MENLLNKQQQPEIDLNCDLGEGYPHDPALMPYISSANIACTFHAGDYDTMVQTVRLAKQHNVAVGAHPGFADKENFGRRELPLSPEQVYDLVSEQLRLIGQVCKEEDIVLQHVKPHGALYNMAARDAPIAAAVADAVFNHDKDLVLYGLSGSQLIKEAKKKGLKTASEVFADRTYQDDGTLTPRSAANALIQDTATSIKQVLQVVQQRKVQSVNEVAVEVAADTICIHGDGEHAVEFAKAIHAALLNETILIQPPAVK
- a CDS encoding CHRD domain-containing protein translates to MKKSFTLCICLFLCISSFSQFRYFYGVLSGANEVPPNSSTASGVVLAIYNTNNRMLEVYGNYNGLTSTISGSHIHLGAAGTNGGVIVGLANTGGTSGTLSGSGVLTASDETQLLAGNTYANVHSTTFPGGEIRSQLVEATNFMSFFFNARLQGAQEVPPNSSTATGGVSALIDLNTDKIYITGSYSNLSSTISGSHLHIGSVGINGPVAVTLVNSGGTSGTLHAAGTISPDAMDSLVRSRTYINVHSTNFPGGEIRGQLVQFSQQRFLGGRLSGANEVPPNSSVATGTVIARYNDGTGEVELTGDYQNLSSPISGSHIHLGSAGINGPVIVTLTNTGGTTGTLSGSGPLTQNQRDSLLSGRMYVNVHSTSFPGGEIRAQLIPGTSGETNYFRNGLSSSQEVPANPSAATGTVTAIVDRITGQVYVTGTYSGLTSNITGSHIHRGVTGANGPVILTLINTGGTSGTISGSGVFTQALVDSMINGFTYANVHSTTYTGGEIRAQLGNLVLPVKLQSFSGYKDRNKVVLVWNVLSEQQVKHYEIEQQNTRDGSWMFKSTITARGAGSAATYKADDVPAEFGQPYLHYRLKMVDKDGRIEYSPVARINFTSTEASLVLLSNPVKNTLHYTLGGLRTADKTEVSIIDQHGRRIHSERVAASGVHQVDISRLGAGVYILVAKTDDHVLQQRFVKQ
- the typA gene encoding translational GTPase TypA, whose amino-acid sequence is MDIRNIAIIAHVDHGKTTLVDRILHQTNVFRANQETGELIMDSNDLEKERGITIFSKNASVVYKGVKINVIDTPGHADFGGEVERVLKMADGVCLLVDAFEGPMPQTRFVLQKALQLNLKPIVIINKVDKPNCRPDEVHDAVFELFFNLDATEEQLDFPTFYGSGKNGWFNSKNEQCEDITPLLDGILEHVPAPKVPEGNLQLQITSLDYSTFLGRIAVGKVNRGEIKEGQPFSLVRADGSILKSRVKELYIFESLGKRKVQEVKAGDICAVVGLEDFTIGDTIADFENPEALPIISVDEPTMSMMFSINNSPFFGKEGKFVTSRHLRDRLMKETEKNLALRVEDTDSADSFLVYGRGILHLGVLVETMRREGYELTVGNPQVLVKTIDGKKHEPYEILVVDVPQEFSGKVIDLVTQRKGEMLVMESKGEMQHLEFEIPSRGLIGLRSNMLTATAGEAVMAHRFAEYKPWKGNIPGRNNGVLISKNTEKTTGYSIDKLQDRGVFFVDPGEEVYTGQIIAEHIKPGDLVVNATEGKKLTNHRASGSDDATRIAPKTLMTLEECMEYIQQDECIEVTPKSIRMRKVLLNEEDRKRVSKSMSAESLA
- a CDS encoding response regulator transcription factor encodes the protein MPTLIAFAEDNAINRKTFISKVSQYPELSLVITALDGADFLEQLKGLPHHLHPQVVFMDLEMPQMEGIQTIRIAKALYPAIHFIVLTVFDDEDKIFEAIRAGASGYLLKHEKAEAIKNAVENVLVDGGVPMSPAIARKAMEMLSKAQPFHQTATTTASEVDIILSAREKEILQHTIQGLDAKRIASLLGLSVNTVRKHTANIYARLHVNSKAQVMHLAHELKWFH